A genomic window from Quercus lobata isolate SW786 chromosome 10, ValleyOak3.0 Primary Assembly, whole genome shotgun sequence includes:
- the LOC115963051 gene encoding ribonuclease TUDOR 1: protein MASSTAGGSGWYKGKVKAVLSGDCLVIMAVAANRVGPPPEKTLTLSSLIAPRLARRGGVDEPFAWDSREYLRKLCIGKEVAFKVDYTVPSIGREFGSVFIGDKNVALLVVSEGWAKVREQGQQKGEVSPFLPELLRLEEQAKQQGLGRWSKVAGAAEAAIRNLPPSAIGDPSNFNAMGLLASNKGSPMQGIVEQVRDGSTIRVYLLPEFQFVQVFVAGIQAPSMGRRTITESAAETEATTEEPNGDVSAESRAPLTSAQRLAVSAASSSEVSPDPFGAEAKFFTELRVLNRDVRIVLEGVDKFSNLIGSVYYPDGDSAKDLALELVENGLAKYVEWSANMMEEDAKRRLKAAELQAKKTRLRIWTNYVPPATNSKAIHDQNFTGKVVEVVSGDCIIVADDSVPYGSPSAERRVNLSSIRCPKIGNPRREEKPAPYAREAREFLRTRLIGRQVNVQMEYSRKVSMADGPAAATASADSRVMDFGSVFLLSPIKVEGDDTPSPAPPASSSQPGVNVAELLVARGFGTVIRHRDFEERSNHYDALLAAESRAISGKKGTHSAKDPPVMHITDLLTASAKKAKDFLPFLHRSRRIPAVVEYVLSGHRFKLLIPKETCSIAFAFSGVRCPGRDEPYSDEAIALMRRKIMQRDVEIEVETVDRNGTFLGSMWESKTNLAVSLLEAGLAKLQTSFGSDRIPDIHLLEQAEKSAKRQKLKIWENYVEGEEVPNGAVVESKQKEVLKVMVTEVLGGGKFYVQTVGDQKVASIQQQLASLSLQEAPVIGAFNPKKGDIVLAQFSADNSWNRAMIVNAPRGPVESPKDKFEVFYIDYGNQEVVPYSQLRPIDSSVSSAPGLAQLCSLAYMKVPALEEDFGQEAAEFLSEHTLNGSKEFRAKVEERDTSGGKVKGQGTGPTLVVTLVAVDAEISINAAMLQEGLARTEKRKKWDHKDRQLALDNLEKFQDEARTARRGMWQYGDIQSDDEDTAPPVRKASGRR from the exons ATGGCATCATCAACAGCTGGGGGCTCAGGATGGTACAAAGGAAAAGTGAAAGCGGTTCTTTCAGGGGACTGCTTGGTTATAATGGCGGTGGCTGCTAATAGGGTTGGACCCCCACCTGAGAAGACCCTTACTTTGTCATCTCTTATTGCTCCAAGACTG GCCCGAAGAGGTGGTGTCGATGAGCCATTTGCCTGGGACAGCAGAGAGTACTTGAGGAAACTCTGCATAGGAAAG GAGGTTGCCTTCAAAGTGGATTACACTGTACCATCCATAGGCCGTGAATTTGGCTCTGTTTTTATTGGTGACAAAAATGTTGCCTTGCTGGTGGTTTCTGAAGGCTGGGCAAAG GTCAGAGAGCAGGGTCAACAGAAAGGAGAAGTGAGTCCTTTCCTTCCAGAACTGCTACGTCTGGAAGAGCAAGCCAAGCAACAAGGTCTTGGTCGCTGGAGCAAG GTTGCAGGTGCTGCTGAAGCAGCAATCAGGAATCTACCGCCTTCTGCCATTGGTGATCCTAGCAACTTCAATGCCATGGGTCTGTTAGCTTCAAACAAGGGCAGTCCCATGCAAGGTATTGTCGAGCAGGTTCGTGATGGCAGTACCATTCGGGTATATCTGCTTCCAGAGTTTCAGTTTGTCCAAGTGTTTGTTGCAGGAATTCAG GCCCCATCCATGGGAAGAAGGACCATAACTGAAAGTGCTGCTGAAACAGAAGCAACCACTGAAGAACCAAATGGAGATGTTTCTGCTGAATCTCGAGCACCTCTAACATCTGCGCAGAGGCTTGCAGTCTCAGCAGCATCATCTTCTGAAGTTTCTCCTGATCCATTTGGTGCTGAAGCCAAATTTTTCACAGAGCTTCGTGTTTTAAATAGAGAT GTTCGTATTGTCCTGGAAGGTGTTGACAAGTTCAGCAATTTGATTGGGTCGGTATATTATCCTGATGGGGACTCAGCAAAAGACCTCGCACTGGAGCTTGTTGAAAAT GGTTTAGCTAAGTATGTTGAATGGAGTGCAAATATGATGGAAGAAGATGCCAAGCGGCGGCTGAAGGCTGCAGAGCTTCAAGCCAAGAAAACTAGGTTGAGGATTTGGACGAACTATGTTCCTCCGGCTACAAATTCAAAGGCAATCCATGACCAGAATTTCACAGGAAAG GTGGTGGAGGTTGTAAGTGGGGACTGCATTATTGTAGCTGATGACTCTGTCCCATATGGAAGTCCATCAGCAGAGCGTCGGGTCAATCTGTCAAGTATTAGGTGTCCAAAAATCGGCAATCCTCGGAGGGAGGAAAAGCCGGCTCCCTATGCCCGTGAAGCCAGGGAGTTCTTAAGAACACGACTTATTGGCCGACAA GTGAATGTTCAAATGGAGTATTCTAGGAAGGTCAGCATGGCAGATGGACCTGCAGCTGCTACTGCGTCTGCAGATTCCAGAGTAATGGATTTTGGATCAGTTTTCCTATTGTCTCCTATTAAGGTTGAGGGTGATGATACCCCCTCACCTGCTCCACCCGCTTCTAGCAGCCAGCCTGGGGTGAATGTAGCTGAGCTTTTGGTTGCCCGTGGATTTGGCACTGTTATTAGGCATCGAGATTTTGAGGAGAGATCAAACCATTATGATGCCCTTCTTGCTGCTGAATCCCGTGCCATTTCTGGTAAGAAAGGTACCCATTCAGCTAAGGATCCTCCGGTAATGCACATAACAGACCTGCTTACG GCTTCGGCCAAGAAAGCTAAGGATTTTTTGCCATTCCTGCATCGGAGTAGGAGAATACCTGCCGTTGTTGAATATGTCCTCAGTGGTCATCGTTTTAAGTTGTTGATTCCCAAAGAAACGTGTAGTATTGCCTTCGCATTCTCTGGGGTCAGATGTCCTGGTCGTGATGAGCCCTATTCAGATGAAGCTATTGCACTAATGAGAAGAAAGATAATGCAGAGAGATGTTGAG ATTGAAGTTGAAACTGTTGATAGAAATGGAACTTTCTTGGGATCAATGTGGGAATCAAAGACAAATCTGGCAGTTTCTCTCCTTGAAGCTGGCCTAGCAAAACTTCAAACTTCCTTTGGCAGTGACAGGATCCCTGACATCCACCTTCTTGAACAAGCTGAGAAATCAGCCAAGAGGCAAAAACTGAAA ATTTGGGAGAATTACGTTGAAGGGGAGGAAGTGCCCAATGGTGCGGTTGTGGAAAGCAAACAGAAAGAAGTGCTAAAG GTAATGGTTACAGAAGTCTTGGGCGGTGGTAAATTTTACGTCCAGACAGTTGGGGATCAGAAAGTGGCCTCAATTCAGCAGCAGCTTGCTTCATTAAGTCTTCAAGAAGCTCCTGTAATTGGTGCTTTTAATCCTAAAAAGGGTGATATAGTCCTTGCTCAGTTTAGTGCTGACAATTCCTGGAATCGAGCTATG ATTGTCAATGCACCCCGAGGACCTGTGGAGTCCCCAAAAGACAAGTTCGAAGTGTTCTACATTGATTATGGGAATCAAGAGGTCGTTCCTTACAGTCAGTTACGTCCTATTGATTCCTCAGTATCTTCTGCACCTGGTCTTGCTCAACTATGCAGCCTTGCATATATGAAGGTTCCAGCCTTGGAGGAAGATTTTGGCCAAGAAGCAGCTGAATTTCTGAGTGAGCACACATTGAACGGTTCAAAAGAGTTCAGGGCCAAGGTTGAGGAAAGGGACACTTCTGGAGGAAAAGTGAAAGGGCAGGGAACTGGGCCAACTCTTGTTGTAACTCTTGTTGCTGTGGATGCTGAGATTAGTATAAATGCTGCCATGCTTCAG GAAGGACTTGCTAGAacagaaaagaggaagaagTGGGACCACAAGGATAGACAGTTGGCCCTTGATAATTTGGAGAAGTTCCAGGATGAAGCACGGACTGCTAGGCGAGGGATGTGGCAGTATGGTGATATACAGTCAGATGATGAGGATACAGCTCCTCCTGTTAGAAAGGCTAGTGGCCGGCGATAG